Proteins found in one Brachyspira murdochii DSM 12563 genomic segment:
- the argJ gene encoding bifunctional glutamate N-acetyltransferase/amino-acid acetyltransferase ArgJ, with product MYSFKQIEGGVCAAKGFKANGVHAGIKKNSEKKDLAIIYSESLCSVGAVYTQNKACGANITVSKEHLKDGKAKAVICNSGNANTCNRDGVEKAKEMCKLAAEVLGIDEKDVAVASTGVIGVPLNIEPIQKNIKTLIDNLGNSKEHAQNAAAAIMTTDTFMKEIAYEFEIDGKIVHIGGMSKGSGMIHPNMATMLAFVTTDCNITSEMLQKALSEDVKSTYNMVSVDGDTSTNDMCVVLANGEAKNNIIDKEDDNYKIFCKALNMVNTYLSKQMAKDGEGATKLIECEVINASDIKLARKIAKSVITSNLVKAAMFGCDMNWGRISCAIGYTEDADFDINKVSINVGSKYGEMNVYKDGYGVEFSEEEALKILKEDEIKITIDMNSGTSKAVAWGCDLTYDYVKINGSYRS from the coding sequence ATGTATAGTTTTAAACAAATTGAAGGCGGTGTATGTGCTGCTAAAGGCTTCAAAGCAAATGGAGTACATGCTGGTATAAAGAAAAATAGTGAAAAAAAAGATTTAGCAATAATTTACAGTGAAAGTTTATGTTCAGTAGGAGCTGTATATACACAGAATAAAGCCTGCGGAGCGAATATCACTGTAAGTAAAGAGCATTTAAAAGATGGAAAAGCAAAAGCTGTTATATGCAATTCTGGAAATGCTAATACCTGCAATAGAGACGGAGTTGAAAAAGCAAAAGAAATGTGTAAACTAGCAGCAGAAGTTTTGGGCATTGATGAAAAAGATGTTGCCGTTGCTTCTACTGGCGTTATAGGTGTGCCTCTCAATATAGAGCCTATACAAAAAAATATAAAAACATTAATAGATAATCTAGGTAATTCTAAAGAACATGCCCAAAATGCAGCAGCAGCTATAATGACAACTGATACATTTATGAAAGAAATTGCTTATGAATTTGAAATTGACGGAAAAATAGTTCATATAGGAGGAATGTCAAAAGGAAGCGGTATGATTCACCCTAATATGGCTACTATGCTTGCATTTGTAACTACTGACTGTAATATTACAAGTGAAATGCTGCAAAAGGCATTAAGCGAGGATGTAAAATCTACTTATAATATGGTTAGTGTTGATGGAGATACTTCTACCAATGACATGTGTGTAGTGCTTGCTAATGGAGAAGCTAAAAATAATATAATAGATAAAGAAGATGATAATTATAAAATATTTTGTAAAGCATTAAATATGGTCAATACATATTTATCAAAACAAATGGCCAAAGACGGAGAAGGTGCTACCAAATTAATAGAATGCGAAGTAATAAATGCAAGCGATATAAAATTGGCTAGAAAAATAGCAAAATCTGTAATTACTTCAAATTTGGTAAAAGCTGCAATGTTCGGATGCGATATGAACTGGGGACGTATTTCTTGTGCTATAGGCTATACTGAAGACGCTGATTTTGATATCAATAAAGTATCTATAAATGTGGGTTCTAAATACGGTGAGATGAATGTTTATAAAGACGGATACGGTGTAGAGTTCAGCGAAGAAGAGGCTTTAAAAATATTAAAAGAAGATGAAATAAAAATTACAATAGATATGAACTCTGGCACAAGTAAAGCTGTTGCTTGGGGCTGTGATTTAACTTATGATTATGTAAAAATTAACGGCTCTTACAGAAGTTAA
- the rsxA gene encoding electron transport complex subunit RsxA, whose product MVNLILLFVATVLVNNFVLTKFLGICPFLGVSNKLDSAISMGIAVTFVLVLTAAVSWMIQYYILVPFKIEFLQTILFIIVIAALVQFVEMVVRKTSESLYLSLGIYLPLITTNCCVLGLALFGVLYKYNFIQNIVFALGAGVGFTLALVIMASIRERLMTADIPEAFKGPAMPFITAGILALIFYGFSGIIKI is encoded by the coding sequence ATGGTTAATTTAATTTTACTTTTTGTTGCTACTGTATTGGTTAATAATTTTGTATTAACTAAATTTTTGGGTATATGTCCTTTTTTGGGTGTATCAAATAAATTAGATTCTGCAATAAGTATGGGTATCGCTGTTACTTTTGTACTTGTACTTACTGCCGCTGTAAGCTGGATGATTCAATACTATATACTAGTTCCTTTTAAAATTGAATTCCTCCAAACTATATTATTTATTATAGTTATAGCTGCTTTGGTTCAGTTTGTAGAGATGGTTGTTAGAAAAACTAGTGAGAGTTTGTATTTGTCATTAGGTATTTATCTTCCTCTTATTACTACTAACTGCTGTGTATTAGGTTTGGCTTTATTTGGAGTATTATACAAATATAATTTTATACAGAATATAGTATTTGCTTTGGGAGCAGGAGTAGGCTTTACATTGGCATTGGTTATAATGGCTAGTATAAGAGAACGCTTAATGACTGCTGATATACCTGAGGCTTTCAAAGGACCTGCTATGCCTTTCATAACTGCAGGAATACTTGCTCTTATATTCTATGGTTTCTCTGGTATAATCAAAATATGA
- a CDS encoding cytochrome c biogenesis protein gives MDLKKVKIEIYIPEEYTDKLREALNSIGALGVGNYDNVMSVTKITGYWRPLEGANPFDGEVDKISKAPEDKVEFSTDIKNVENIIKVMKEVHPYEEPVMNIIPLINDRFNIVLNY, from the coding sequence ATGGATTTAAAAAAAGTAAAAATAGAAATATATATACCAGAAGAATATACTGATAAATTAAGAGAGGCTTTAAATAGTATAGGAGCTTTAGGTGTTGGTAACTATGATAATGTTATGTCTGTAACAAAAATTACTGGATATTGGCGTCCTTTAGAAGGAGCTAATCCTTTTGACGGAGAAGTTGATAAAATATCAAAAGCTCCTGAAGATAAAGTAGAGTTTTCAACCGATATAAAAAATGTGGAAAATATTATTAAGGTTATGAAAGAAGTTCACCCATATGAAGAGCCCGTGATGAATATAATACCATTAATCAATGACAGATTTAATATTGTATTAAATTATTAA
- the argC gene encoding N-acetyl-gamma-glutamyl-phosphate reductase — protein sequence MIKVSVIGATGYAGIELIRLLLSHSKVELKNLSSKSFVGKNINEIYANLNKNCDKILADENEIFEDTDVVFASLPAGLSDDIANKCFEKNILFIDLGADFRLDNEEDYKKWYGKEYKYKNIHKEAIYSIPEIIKYDSVYNKKDLKKAKIIGNPGCYPTSIGLALAPALVKKIILKDDIIIDSKSGATGAGRELKLNTHFTECNEAFSPYKVAEHRHTPEIEQTLSNIYGEDIKVTFVPHLLPLNRGIISTIYAKLENKNDTLENIHSIYKEFYKDSKFVRVLNIGETANLKYVKYSNYCDISLHMDSRTNKLIIVSAIDNMVKGAAGQAIQNMNIALGLKEDEGLNIIPPAF from the coding sequence ATGATAAAAGTATCTGTTATAGGTGCAACCGGTTATGCAGGAATAGAATTAATAAGACTATTATTATCGCATAGTAAAGTAGAATTAAAAAATCTTTCTTCAAAAAGTTTTGTAGGTAAAAACATTAATGAAATATATGCTAATCTAAACAAAAATTGTGATAAAATATTAGCAGATGAAAATGAAATATTTGAAGATACTGATGTAGTATTTGCTTCGCTTCCTGCAGGATTAAGCGATGACATTGCAAATAAATGCTTTGAAAAAAATATTTTGTTTATAGATTTGGGTGCTGATTTCAGACTAGACAATGAGGAAGATTATAAAAAATGGTACGGCAAAGAATATAAGTACAAAAATATACATAAAGAAGCAATATATTCAATACCAGAAATAATTAAATACGATAGTGTATATAATAAAAAAGATTTAAAAAAAGCAAAAATTATAGGAAATCCGGGCTGCTACCCTACTTCTATAGGTTTAGCATTAGCTCCGGCATTGGTAAAAAAAATAATATTAAAAGATGATATTATAATAGATTCAAAATCGGGAGCTACAGGTGCAGGACGTGAATTAAAATTAAATACTCATTTTACAGAATGTAATGAGGCTTTCTCTCCATATAAAGTTGCAGAACATAGACATACACCAGAAATAGAACAAACATTATCAAATATATACGGAGAAGATATAAAAGTAACTTTTGTTCCGCACTTGCTTCCATTAAACAGAGGAATAATTTCAACGATATATGCTAAATTAGAAAATAAAAATGATACATTAGAAAATATACACAGTATTTATAAAGAGTTTTATAAGGATTCAAAGTTTGTAAGGGTGCTTAATATAGGAGAGACTGCCAATTTAAAATATGTTAAATACTCAAACTACTGTGATATATCTTTGCATATGGACAGCAGAACAAATAAATTAATAATAGTATCAGCAATAGATAATATGGTAAAAGGAGCAGCAGGACAGGCAATACAAAACATGAATATAGCATTAGGATTAAAAGAAGATGAGGGATTGAATATAATTCCTCCAGCTTTTTAA
- a CDS encoding GNAT family N-acetyltransferase, protein MEIIKYEKKYLKEALNIWNEIIKEGIYFPQIETLTNEEEAHKYFSSQDYTGIAYEDNKIYGVYILHPNNIGRCGHISNASYAVSKDARGKGIGEALVRDSIKKGAELGYKILQFNAVVISNNAAHKLYEKIGFNKIGIVKNGYLNKNNEYEDIVLYYIDL, encoded by the coding sequence ATGGAAATAATAAAATACGAAAAAAAATATCTTAAAGAAGCATTAAATATATGGAATGAGATAATAAAAGAAGGAATATATTTTCCTCAAATAGAAACTCTAACAAATGAAGAAGAGGCTCATAAATACTTTAGCTCGCAGGATTATACAGGTATTGCCTATGAAGACAATAAAATATACGGAGTTTATATACTTCACCCAAACAATATAGGAAGATGCGGACATATATCTAATGCTTCATATGCTGTGAGTAAAGATGCAAGAGGAAAAGGTATAGGAGAGGCTTTAGTAAGAGATTCTATAAAAAAAGGTGCTGAGCTTGGATATAAAATACTTCAGTTTAATGCCGTTGTAATATCCAATAATGCAGCACACAAACTATATGAAAAAATTGGGTTTAATAAAATAGGAATAGTAAAAAATGGATATCTTAATAAAAATAATGAATACGAAGATATTGTGCTTTATTATATAGATTTATGA
- the argB gene encoding acetylglutamate kinase, producing the protein MENISNRDKAFILNQALPYMQRYTGKTVVIKYGGSAMENPELKKKVMSDVALISTLGIRVIVVHGGGKDITAMLNKIGKESKFVNGLRYTDKETAEVVKMVLAGKVNKDLAASLENCGGKCLGICGIDGGMFKVSKYKGDDDLGFVGDVDSVDTDLLNTIITNKYIPIVATVGCDSEGNVYNINADTAAAKIAESLKAETLIYMTDTPGLLKDKDNENSLISQINIKDIDNLIKDGTISGGMIPKVKHCIEAVENGVSRVFIIDGRLCHSLLIEMFTDEGIGTMFYKD; encoded by the coding sequence ATGGAAAATATTTCAAACAGAGATAAAGCATTTATATTAAATCAGGCACTTCCATATATGCAAAGATACACTGGAAAAACCGTTGTTATAAAATATGGGGGAAGTGCTATGGAAAATCCAGAATTAAAAAAGAAAGTTATGAGTGATGTTGCTCTAATTTCCACTTTGGGAATAAGAGTTATAGTAGTTCATGGAGGCGGTAAAGATATTACTGCTATGCTTAATAAAATTGGTAAAGAATCAAAGTTTGTAAATGGGCTTAGATACACAGATAAAGAAACTGCTGAAGTAGTAAAAATGGTGCTTGCTGGAAAGGTTAATAAAGATTTAGCAGCTTCGCTTGAAAACTGCGGCGGAAAATGTTTGGGTATATGCGGTATTGACGGAGGTATGTTTAAGGTAAGTAAATACAAAGGCGATGATGATTTAGGATTCGTTGGAGATGTTGATTCTGTGGATACTGATTTATTAAACACAATTATAACAAATAAATACATTCCAATAGTTGCAACTGTCGGATGTGATAGTGAAGGAAATGTATATAATATTAATGCCGATACTGCAGCTGCCAAAATAGCAGAAAGCCTTAAAGCAGAAACTTTAATATATATGACTGATACTCCCGGACTTTTAAAAGATAAAGATAATGAAAACTCTCTAATAAGCCAAATAAATATTAAAGATATAGATAATTTAATAAAAGACGGCACTATATCAGGGGGAATGATACCTAAAGTTAAACATTGTATAGAGGCTGTTGAAAATGGAGTGTCAAGAGTGTTTATAATAGACGGAAGATTATGCCATTCATTATTAATAGAAATGTTTACCGATGAAGGTATAGGAACTATGTTTTATAAAGACTAA
- the rsxE gene encoding electron transport complex subunit RsxE: protein MKNSQVFMEGVWKNNPTFVQVLGMCPSLAVTSSVMNAIGMSAATIFVLVCSSALISLIKKIYANEVRIMGYIVVIAAFVTLTDIVMKAKFYTLSLALGPYIPLIVVNCIILGRAEAFANKNGIIPSIFDALGNGVGFFIALTLLASIREILGNGTWLGFDIVGSIRGFVESAMPFALNAYNEITTPWVVMIMAPGAFFTLGTLIAIKRAIDARGGKANG from the coding sequence ATGAAAAATTCTCAAGTGTTTATGGAAGGTGTATGGAAAAATAATCCAACCTTCGTTCAGGTTCTTGGTATGTGTCCCAGCTTAGCAGTAACCAGCAGCGTTATGAATGCTATAGGTATGTCAGCAGCTACTATCTTTGTATTAGTATGCTCATCTGCTTTAATTTCACTTATAAAAAAGATTTATGCTAATGAAGTTAGAATTATGGGATACATTGTAGTTATAGCAGCTTTTGTTACTTTAACTGATATAGTTATGAAAGCTAAGTTTTATACTTTGTCTTTAGCTTTAGGTCCTTATATTCCTCTTATAGTTGTAAACTGTATTATATTGGGAAGAGCTGAGGCTTTTGCAAATAAAAACGGTATTATACCTAGTATATTTGATGCTTTAGGTAATGGAGTAGGTTTCTTTATAGCTTTAACATTACTTGCTTCTATTAGAGAGATATTGGGAAACGGTACTTGGCTTGGTTTTGATATAGTAGGAAGCATAAGAGGTTTTGTAGAATCTGCTATGCCTTTTGCTTTGAATGCTTATAATGAAATTACAACTCCTTGGGTTGTTATGATTATGGCTCCGGGTGCTTTCTTTACTTTGGGTACTTTAATCGCTATAAAAAGAGCTATAGATGCTAGAGGAGGAAAAGCTAATGGTTAA
- a CDS encoding methyl-accepting chemotaxis protein, with protein MKINNLSFRIPFIISITFILCMFVIVLIITIVSSKSIEDTAIKGLRVAAKSYSDMIDLYFSEKRLVMDLYSKDPNLARYLVNPTEENRLAAEASLKEFTREVADTEVFYNYSLVNFNANIILDSIGGKLLHINYGANSSDWTRFKETGYDFAGRDLIQPSSANPLNAICVIWKGIKDENGNVVGVLNSSINWMKFIADYITPSQLGRTGSIAIIDKNKNIIAHNDTNKLYIYESNIIGTSAYERKPETIREREDKFFQYVLDNKEGILEYVDDNNVSEISLFNPINNTPCYLIVSYSQDEIYGDKNRLTKIVIVIALIMSIIICLIGRLIAKSIIKPLNMVVKEANDISNGYILISNDVTCSTRKDEIGNLMCSFYNMKGALTNAVNTVNAISSEAKNRAEEISSKNDKLHSETENNFDKMHTAFDITNNIGNSVSETSNYANELIDIMKEANAYIDMADSSISEAADNSNSVSEVSNKIKDITKVIEHIAFQTNILALNASVEAARAGENGRGFSVVANEVRNLAQNTSGSVKDISSLIEESQKRIELAADSVNKSKELFSDMKDKIEKTYSLLSNFTEALKLQKEGIDSISMHISDIEKSSKNNTKLAEDVSEISKELEELSINLEEAVSFFKLK; from the coding sequence ATGAAAATAAATAATCTTTCTTTTAGAATACCTTTTATAATTTCAATTACATTTATATTATGTATGTTTGTTATAGTGCTTATAATTACAATAGTAAGCTCAAAATCTATAGAAGATACAGCTATAAAGGGATTAAGAGTTGCTGCCAAGTCGTATTCTGATATGATTGATTTATATTTTTCAGAGAAGAGACTTGTTATGGATTTATACTCTAAAGATCCCAATTTAGCAAGATATTTAGTTAATCCCACAGAAGAAAATAGACTTGCTGCTGAGGCTTCTTTGAAAGAGTTTACAAGAGAAGTAGCTGATACAGAAGTTTTTTATAATTATTCATTAGTAAACTTTAATGCAAATATAATACTTGATTCTATAGGCGGAAAACTTCTCCATATTAATTATGGGGCTAATTCATCTGACTGGACTAGATTTAAAGAAACAGGATACGATTTTGCAGGAAGGGATTTGATACAGCCTTCTTCAGCTAATCCTCTTAATGCTATATGTGTTATATGGAAAGGCATTAAAGATGAGAATGGTAATGTCGTAGGTGTATTAAACAGCTCTATTAATTGGATGAAGTTTATAGCCGATTATATTACACCAAGCCAATTAGGACGCACAGGTTCTATAGCTATTATAGACAAAAATAAAAATATAATAGCACATAATGATACAAATAAACTCTATATATATGAAAGTAATATAATAGGAACATCAGCTTATGAGAGAAAACCAGAAACTATAAGAGAAAGAGAGGATAAATTTTTTCAGTATGTTTTGGATAATAAAGAAGGTATTTTAGAATATGTAGATGATAATAATGTGTCAGAAATATCTTTATTTAATCCTATAAATAATACTCCTTGCTATTTAATAGTAAGCTACAGTCAAGATGAAATTTACGGTGATAAAAATAGGCTTACAAAAATAGTTATAGTCATAGCTTTGATTATGTCTATTATAATTTGTCTAATAGGAAGATTAATAGCAAAATCAATAATAAAACCTTTGAATATGGTTGTAAAGGAGGCTAACGATATATCTAATGGCTATATATTAATAAGTAATGATGTTACCTGCAGTACTAGAAAAGATGAGATAGGTAATTTGATGTGCAGTTTTTATAATATGAAAGGTGCACTCACAAATGCTGTTAATACAGTAAATGCTATTTCATCAGAGGCAAAAAATAGGGCTGAAGAGATATCTTCAAAAAATGATAAACTTCATAGTGAAACAGAAAATAATTTTGATAAGATGCATACCGCTTTTGATATTACTAATAATATAGGCAATTCTGTATCAGAAACTTCAAATTATGCTAATGAACTTATAGATATAATGAAAGAAGCTAATGCCTATATAGATATGGCTGATAGCAGTATAAGCGAGGCAGCCGATAATTCTAATTCAGTAAGTGAGGTAAGTAATAAAATAAAAGATATTACTAAAGTTATAGAGCATATAGCTTTTCAAACTAATATATTAGCTTTGAATGCTTCAGTAGAGGCGGCACGTGCGGGAGAGAACGGCAGAGGATTTTCAGTAGTTGCTAATGAGGTTAGAAATTTAGCACAAAATACATCAGGTTCAGTTAAGGATATATCTTCTCTTATAGAAGAAAGCCAGAAACGTATAGAACTTGCTGCTGATTCTGTAAATAAATCAAAAGAATTATTTTCTGATATGAAAGACAAAATAGAAAAAACATATTCGCTTTTATCTAATTTCACAGAGGCTTTGAAACTTCAAAAAGAAGGTATAGATTCCATAAGTATGCATATAAGCGACATAGAAAAAAGTTCAAAAAATAATACAAAATTGGCAGAAGATGTAAGCGAAATTTCTAAGGAACTTGAAGAATTATCTATAAATTTAGAGGAAGCAGTATCATTTTTTAAGTTAAAATAG
- a CDS encoding RnfABCDGE type electron transport complex subunit B, producing the protein MMTSVLVASISSGLIALILAVLLIFSSKIFKVEVDERVTQLTEMLPGANCGGCGFPGCAQFAKALVDDKAPVDGCSVGGADTASKVADFLGKVAPAQKERTRAYIFCHGHNGIAKSDKVYNGADTCVSAVMAGGNKNCSYGCVGFYDCMKACEFGAIIKDEKTGMPVIVEDKCVSCNACVKACPQKLIEIHPVSQEFHVYCKSKDKGPIAKKACDRACIGCSICVKATKEGGMKIDNYLAIVNYDDYSITNESIAKCPTKAITNERVNAVKDLSEVKQA; encoded by the coding sequence ATGATGACATCTGTTTTGGTAGCTTCAATATCTTCAGGCTTAATTGCTTTGATATTGGCTGTTTTATTGATATTTTCTTCTAAAATTTTTAAAGTTGAAGTTGATGAGAGAGTTACTCAATTAACTGAAATGCTTCCGGGTGCTAACTGCGGAGGATGCGGTTTTCCGGGTTGTGCTCAGTTTGCTAAGGCTTTAGTTGATGACAAAGCTCCTGTAGACGGTTGTTCTGTGGGTGGAGCTGATACTGCTTCTAAAGTTGCGGACTTTTTGGGTAAAGTGGCACCTGCTCAAAAAGAGAGAACAAGAGCTTATATATTCTGTCATGGACATAATGGTATAGCTAAATCTGATAAAGTATATAATGGTGCTGATACTTGTGTTTCTGCTGTTATGGCTGGAGGAAATAAAAACTGTTCTTATGGTTGTGTTGGTTTTTATGATTGTATGAAGGCATGTGAGTTTGGTGCTATTATTAAAGATGAAAAAACTGGAATGCCTGTTATTGTTGAAGATAAATGTGTATCATGCAATGCTTGTGTTAAAGCTTGTCCTCAAAAACTTATAGAAATACACCCTGTTTCTCAAGAGTTCCATGTATACTGTAAGTCAAAAGATAAAGGTCCTATTGCTAAAAAGGCTTGCGACAGAGCTTGTATAGGATGCAGTATTTGTGTTAAAGCTACTAAAGAGGGCGGTATGAAAATAGATAATTATCTTGCTATAGTTAATTATGATGATTATTCTATCACAAATGAAAGTATAGCTAAATGTCCTACTAAAGCTATTACTAATGAAAGAGTAAATGCTGTAAAAGATCTTTCAGAAGTTAAACAGGCATAA
- a CDS encoding aspartate aminotransferase family protein, whose protein sequence is MPCKKTNKQNTENNDKSKLKKEYINNSKKYVANTYARFDLVLESGNGAKLKDIEGKEYIDLGSGIGVNSIGYGNKSWINAVNSQAKTLQHTSNLYYTKPYIDLAKKLCSITKYDKVFFCNSGAEANEAAIKCARKYSFDKYANDDKEYKRNKIVTLKNSFHGRTMATLSATGQEVFHNYFFPFLEGFSFAEANNYEDTVSKLEDNACAVMMELIQGEGGVIPLDKEYVQKIKKYCEENDILFIADEVQTGVGRTGKFLCSEHFGIKPDITTLAKGLGGGLPIGAMLMNKTCSNVFNNGDHGSTFGANPIAASGALEVLNIIDKDLLKEVSKKSKYIKDKLMKLDNVESVDGIGLMLGIKLKEGLNAKEIVEKCISKGAIPLTAKTKIRLLPPLTITDKELEKAVSILCECIG, encoded by the coding sequence ATGCCATGCAAAAAAACAAATAAACAAAATACTGAAAATAATGATAAATCAAAATTAAAAAAAGAATATATAAACAACAGTAAAAAATACGTTGCTAATACTTATGCTAGATTTGATTTAGTTTTAGAATCCGGAAACGGAGCAAAATTAAAAGATATAGAAGGAAAAGAATATATTGATTTAGGAAGCGGAATAGGAGTTAATAGCATAGGATACGGTAATAAAAGCTGGATTAATGCTGTAAATAGTCAGGCAAAAACTCTTCAGCATACTTCAAATTTGTACTATACAAAACCTTATATAGATTTGGCTAAAAAATTATGCTCTATAACAAAATATGATAAAGTATTTTTCTGCAATTCTGGTGCTGAGGCTAATGAAGCTGCTATAAAATGTGCAAGAAAATACTCTTTTGATAAATATGCCAATGATGATAAAGAATATAAAAGAAATAAAATAGTAACATTAAAAAACTCTTTTCATGGCAGAACTATGGCTACCCTATCGGCTACTGGTCAGGAAGTTTTTCATAATTACTTTTTTCCATTTTTGGAAGGATTTTCATTTGCAGAGGCTAACAATTATGAAGATACTGTTTCAAAACTAGAAGATAATGCATGTGCTGTAATGATGGAGCTTATACAGGGAGAAGGAGGAGTTATACCTCTTGATAAAGAATATGTACAAAAAATAAAAAAATACTGCGAAGAAAATGATATACTTTTTATAGCTGATGAAGTACAGACTGGTGTTGGAAGAACAGGTAAATTTTTATGCTCAGAGCATTTCGGTATAAAACCAGATATAACTACATTAGCTAAAGGCTTAGGAGGAGGTCTTCCTATAGGGGCAATGCTTATGAATAAAACTTGTTCTAATGTATTTAATAATGGAGATCATGGCTCTACATTCGGTGCTAATCCTATAGCGGCAAGCGGGGCTTTGGAAGTATTAAACATTATAGATAAAGACTTATTAAAAGAAGTAAGCAAAAAATCAAAATATATAAAAGATAAATTAATGAAACTTGATAATGTAGAAAGCGTTGACGGTATAGGATTAATGCTTGGTATAAAACTTAAAGAAGGTTTAAATGCTAAAGAGATAGTAGAAAAATGTATAAGCAAAGGTGCTATTCCATTAACAGCTAAAACAAAAATAAGACTTCTTCCTCCTCTCACAATAACAGATAAAGAGCTTGAAAAGGCTGTTTCTATACTCTGTGAATGCATAGGATAA
- a CDS encoding dicarboxylate/amino acid:cation symporter, with amino-acid sequence MNILKNYRFSFILIFAIILGAVIGAVFGEKAAVLQPIADVFLNLLYCCVVPMIFVSLVYSISNMENTNKLGKVLSVMIIIFLLAEIIASIYMLVITIIFNPAEGANIVMNETISNIKSNSNILAMFTVSDFNLLWSRQNLMALIVFAMFVGIAAVKSGEAGKPVIKLFGSLTAIISKVVSYVMYLAPIGLGAFFAVLVGQNGAALSGPLSRALIIYFIAAIVFYFLSNTIFAYLGAGIKGIKLFWKYIIPPSLVSLGTCSSAATIPTNLIAGRNIGIPDDINDLTIPMGCNLHKSGAALITVLKITFMCSMFNVNILEPQNIITAILVSVLAASVMGAIPAGGYVGEIFIISAFNFPQEAIPIMVLIGTITDAPATTINATNDVGVGMLMARIFKGKNWLKQN; translated from the coding sequence ATGAATATTTTAAAAAACTATAGATTTTCATTTATATTAATTTTTGCAATAATATTAGGTGCTGTTATAGGAGCAGTATTTGGAGAAAAAGCAGCTGTACTTCAGCCTATAGCAGATGTGTTTTTGAATTTACTTTACTGCTGTGTTGTACCTATGATATTTGTTTCATTAGTGTATTCTATATCAAATATGGAAAATACAAATAAATTAGGAAAAGTACTCTCTGTTATGATTATCATTTTTTTATTAGCAGAGATAATAGCTTCAATTTACATGCTTGTAATAACTATAATATTTAATCCGGCAGAAGGTGCTAATATAGTAATGAATGAAACTATAAGTAATATTAAAAGCAATTCAAATATACTAGCTATGTTTACTGTAAGTGATTTTAATCTTTTATGGTCAAGACAAAACTTAATGGCATTAATAGTATTTGCAATGTTTGTAGGAATTGCAGCGGTTAAATCTGGAGAAGCTGGTAAACCTGTAATAAAACTGTTTGGTTCTTTAACAGCCATTATATCAAAAGTAGTTTCATATGTCATGTATTTAGCTCCTATAGGACTAGGTGCTTTTTTTGCTGTATTGGTTGGACAAAATGGTGCTGCATTATCAGGACCTTTATCTAGGGCTTTAATCATATATTTTATAGCTGCTATTGTATTTTATTTTTTATCAAATACAATATTCGCATACCTCGGTGCTGGAATAAAAGGAATAAAACTATTTTGGAAATATATTATACCCCCTTCTTTAGTATCGCTTGGAACATGCTCTTCAGCGGCTACAATACCTACTAATTTGATAGCTGGAAGAAATATAGGAATACCAGATGATATTAATGACTTAACTATCCCTATGGGCTGCAATCTTCATAAATCTGGAGCTGCTTTGATAACTGTATTAAAAATTACTTTTATGTGCAGTATGTTTAATGTTAATATATTAGAGCCTCAAAATATTATTACTGCTATATTAGTATCGGTGCTTGCTGCTTCAGTTATGGGAGCAATACCTGCAGGAGGATATGTAGGAGAGATTTTTATAATATCAGCGTTCAATTTTCCTCAGGAGGCTATACCTATAATGGTATTAATAGGAACAATAACAGATGCCCCAGCTACAACAATAAATGCTACTAATGATGTAGGTGTTGGAATGCTTATGGCTAGAATATTTAAAGGAAAAAATTGGCTAAAACAAAATTAA